The Alkalihalobacillus sp. TS-13 genomic interval CATTGAGTGCAGTCATCCAGAATGGTTGGTTGCTCGCTGGGGCGACCAGCTTGGAGACGAACGCACGAAAGATATGTGTACGATTAACAACACCCCGCCTTCAGTTACAGCCAGGGTGAACCGTTTGAAGATGTCCGCTGAAGAAGCTGTTAGGCGCTTGGAAGAGCAGTCTGTGGAAGCGGAACCAAGCAAATTCGTGCCAGATGGAATCAAGATTTTATCAGGTAATCTTCCTAAATCAGAACTTTACGGTTCAGGTTGTCTAACAATTCAAGATGAAAGCTCGATGCTAGTCGGTTATGCACTTGACCCACAACCAGGTGAACGTGTATTGGATGCCTGTGCCGCACCTGGTGGGAAAACAACTCATCTTAGCGAAAGAATGGAAGATAAGGGAGAGATCACAGCGATCGATCTGCATGATCATAAAGTAAAGCTTATAGAAGAGCAGGTGGATCGGCTTGGATTGACGAATATTGAAACGATTGCGATGGATACTAGGAAAGCAGCGAAATTATTCAAGGAAGAAACATTTGATCGTGTTCTTCTTGATGCCCCTTGTACTGGTTTTGGGGTGATCCGGAGAAAACCGGATATCAAATGGGCGAAACAACCAGAAGATATCGAACGGATTCAAAAGGTTCAATCTGAATTATTGGAAGCAGTCGCTCGTGTTGTTAAGGTTGGTGGATTATTAGTGTACAGTACGTGTACAATAGAAGCAGAAGAGAACGGCAACCAGGTTGATCGATTCTTAGATCGCCATCCTGAATTTGAATGGGATGTCTCTTTATCTAAGAGGCTGCCGGAATCCGTACAACCATACGTATCAGATTTGAAGGGTGAGGTCCAGATCCTTCCTCAAAATTTCAACAGTGACGGATTTTATATTGCATGTTTAAGAAAAACTTCTAGAAAAGGCGGTGATGGAACATGTTAAAACCGTTGACGGAAAAACAGACCAATCCAAACGTAGGCGCATCGATATTTTCATTAAAGTATGAGGACCTTTTAGATTGGTTGAAACAAGCAGGTGAACCATCGTTTCGTGCCAAACAGATTTATGAATGGCTGTATAGGAAACGAGTGACATCATTTGATGAGATGACGAACCTTTCAAAGGACCTTCGTGAAAAGCTGAATGACGCATTTGTTATCACACCTTTAAAACAGGTGGTCCGGCAAGAATCCAAAGATGGGACGATCAAGTTTCTTTTTGAACTTGAAGATGGCTATTCGATTGAAACGGTGTTGATGAGACATGAGTATGGAAACAGTGTTTGTGTCACGACACAAGTTGGGTGCCGATTAGGTTGTACATTCTGCGCTTCTACACTGGGCGGTCTGAAACGCAACCTGAAGGCAGGCGAAATCGTTGCACAAGTATTAGAGGTACAGCGTGCTATGGATGAAACAGATGAACGAGTCAGTTCAGTAGTGATCATGGGGATTGGAGAACCTTTCGATAACTATGAAGATTTGATTTCGTTCCTTAGAATCATCAATCATGATGAAGGATTGAACATCGGAGCACGGCATATCACGGTTTCTACAAGTGGGGTTGTACCAAAGATCTATGAGTTTGCAGATGAAGGAATGCAGATCAATTTTGCGATCTCTCTGCATGCGCCAACTACTGAAATCCGAAGCAGGCTCATGCCAGTTAACCGTATGTATCCACTTGAGGATCTGATGGACTCGATCCGATATTATATCCGGAAGACTGGCCGTCGTGTCACATTTGAATACGGCTTGTTCGGTGGAGTGAATGATCAGGTTGAGCATGCTGAACTTTTGGCTGATCTGATCAAAGATATAAAGTGTCATGTTAACTTAATTCCTGTAAACTATGTACCAGAGAGAGATTACGTCCGTACACCTAAAAACCAAATTTTTAAATTTGAGAGTACGTTAAAAGAACGCGGTGTGAATGTTACCATTCGTCGAGAGCAGGGTCATGATATCGATGCTGCTTGCGGTCAATTACGTGCGAAGGAGCGTAAGGACGAAACGAGGTGAAGAAGGTTGTTGAAGGCATCTTTTCAAACTGACCAAGGTAAAGTACGATCCCATAATGAAGACAGCGGGGCAGTAATCCAGATTTCTGCCTCGGATGTTTTCGCTGTCGTTGCAGATGGAATGGGAGGGCATAACGCCGGGGATGTCGCCAGCCAAATGGCTGTCGATTATATTAGGGAACATCTTGATACATACATAAAAGAAAAGATTGAAACTCCAAATGTAATTCAATCTTTAATTGAGGATGCGAATACCAGTATTTATACGTATGCAAATGAACATCCAGAGTGCCATGGTATGGGGACCACAGTGGTCCTGCTCAGAGCTACAGAGAATGAAGTTTCATTAGGGCATGTAGGGGATAGCCGTTGTTATCATATCCACGATCAGACGATCAGCATGTTGACTGATGATCATACACTTGTCAACGAACTGGTGAAGTCAGGTCAAATTACATCTGAAGAAGCGGAGTATCATCCTCGAAAGCATGTTGTCATGAGATCTGTCGGGACCGATGCAAAGGTAAGGATCGATAACCTGAACTATTCTTGGGGGCAAGGTGATTATCTACTTATATGTTCAGATGGACTTTCAAACAAGGTTCCAGCAAACATGATGTTAGAAGTCGTTACAGGGGATGGGTCTCTTGAAGACAAAGTGAACCAACTCATCAAAATGGCGAATGATGCTGGGGGGGAAGATAACATTACCCTTATCTTATTGTATAACGATGTTAGTCCCGAAGCAGGTGCATCCACATGATTGGCAGACGTATCAGTGATCGATACAGGATTCTTGAGGTCATTGGTGATGGTGGGATGGCGGTTGTCTATAAAGCAGAAGATCTAATTCTTGATCGGATCGTCGCAGTGAAAGTGCTGCGTTCAGAATACTCTACAGATGAGGATTTCATTAGGCGTTTTCGACGTGAAGCCGAGTCAGCGACGAGTCTCAACCACCCGAATGTCGTCAATATTGTCGATGTCGGTGAAGAAGAGCAAATCTACTTTATCGTGATGGAGTATGTACAAGGAAAAACATTGAAACAGATTATCCGTGAACAAGGACCGCTATCACCAGAACGTTCAGTTGAGATCATGAAACAGATTTCTTCTGCGATCGCCCATGCCCACGAGCATCATATTGTTCACCGTGATATCAAACCACATAATATTTTAATAGATGAGGATGGAAATGCTAAAGTAACAGATTTCGGTATCGCATTAGCTGCAACTTCTGCTACGATCACGCATACCAATTCTGTACTTGGCAGTGTACATTATTTTTCGCCAGAACAAGCAAGAGGCGGGATTGCAAATAATAAATCTGATATCTACTCTATGGGTGTCGTACTCTATGAAATGGTGACTGGCAGACTACCTTTTTCAGGTGAGTCAGCTGTTTCGGTAGCCTTGAAACATCTTCAGGAGCAGTTTCCGGAACCGAAGTTTATCAATCCCGACATCCCACAGAGTGTCGAGAATATCATATTGAAGGCAATGGCCAAGGATCCAAATGAACGATTTGATAATGTTCAGGCAATGGAAGAAGATTTGAATACAGCGCTTGATCCTGAGCGTCTCAATGAACCGAAACATTCGATCGATGAAGATGAAGAGGCTACGAAAGTCCTTACGCCGATCGGGAATATGACGGAACAAATGAAAACGGCTCCAGTCCCACCTGTCAATAATACGGAAAAAGAGAAATCTAATCCGAATAAAGGCAAGAAAAAGAAGAAAAAGAAAAATTGGATTGCAATCATTTTAATGATTTTTCTTCTATTAGGTATTGCAGGTGTTGCAGCAGTAACCTTGTGGCCAGAAATTTTCCAAACGAAAGAGGTTCCTGTCCCAGACGTCATCAATCAGCCGTATACGGAGGCTTATGAGAAAATCAAGGATGCAGGACTGAATCCGGAAAAAGAGGAACAGCCAAGTGCTGAAGTGGAAGAGGGGAATGTCATCCGACAAACCCCTGCACCAGGATCTGCTGTAAAAGAAAATGCGACAGTAAAACTGTATGTTAGTACCGGTCCTGAAAAGTTTGAAGTAGAGAACTATGTCGGTCAAGAAGAAGATGATGTTAAGCGGACGAATGTGGAAGATTATTTCAAACGCGTCGATTATCCATCAAGAAGCAGTGAAGATGTGCCTGTAGGGCAAATCATTGAACAATTTCCTGAAGCGGGGGAAATGGTCGTCCCCGGCCAAGAAGTGTTGATATTATATGTCAGCAGCGGGCCACCGTCTTTTGAACTTGCTGATCTTACAGGGAAATCACTTGCAGAAGCCAAAACGTATGCTGATGAAAACGGAATTACCTTAAAAGAGGCTGACGAGCGAGAGTATTCAGAGGATATCAATGAGGGGAATATCATCAGGACAGACCCGAGCCCCGGTGAAGCCGTCCGGGCTGGGGATGAAATTACTGTAACCGTCTCAAAAGGTCTACCAGAGCCAGTGACGATCAAAGATATGGTTGAAATCGAATTCGATGATGATGGCGGAAGCGGGGATGACCCAGGAAACGGTAACGACCCAGGAAACGGTAACGGAAAAGGCAAGGGAAAAAAGAATGAACCGAAACATGTCCGTATCGTGACGAATGACGCAAACGGTGAGAAAACCATTGTTGATAAAGAAATCTCTGAAACAGAACAGTTTGAAATTCCTCTTACTGTGGAGTATAACGGTGAAGGTAGTTACAAAGTCTATGTAGATGATGAAGACTATTATAGTGACTCATATACCTATGAAGAAGCAAAAAACTTTCAGAATGGAGAGTAGATGGACTGCATGCCAAAAGGGACGATCATTAAAGCGTTGAGCGGATATTATTATGTGAAAAGTGAAGAAGAGAATGAAATCTATCAATGTCGAGGAAGAGGCAACTTCCGCAAGCGTAAGTTGACACCGCTTGTGGGAGATGAAGTAGAGTTTGAATCGACCAATCAGACAGACGGTTATGTTATGGAAATCTTCGAACGGAAGAATGAACTGATCAGACCGCCTGTTGCCAATGTAGATCAGGCACTGATCATTTTTTCCGCACGCCGGCCAAGCTTTAAATCGCTCCTTTTGGATCGTTTTTTAGTCCATATTGAAGCTAATGAAATTCTTCCGGTCATCTGTGTCAGTAAATTAGACTTGTTAGAGGATGATACGGAAATTGCAAAAGAGTTGGCGGTCTACCGTCGGGTCGGATATCAAGTCCTCGAAACCTCCTCCACCGAAGATAAAGGTCTGGAAGAGGTGAGAGCACTTTTCGATAACAAGGTAACAGTCATTGCAGGACAATCAGGTGTTGGAAAGTCCACTTTGTTGAATTCGCTCAATCCTGATTTGAATTTAGAAACGAACGATATTTCAGATCATCTCGGGAGAGGCAAACATACGACAAGGCATGTAGAACTGATTCCATTTGGAGATGGGCTTGTAGCAGATACTCCAGGATTCAGTTCATTGGATTTCATCGATATCGAGCCCGAGGATTTATCAATCTATTTTCCAGAGATGCGTGATTTGCGGCCGGAATGTAAGTTCAGAGGTTGTACACACATATCAGAGCCGAAGTGCGCAGTAAAAGAAGCATTGGAAAATGACGAGATCGCACAATTCCGATATGACCATTATGTTCAATTTCTTCAAGAGATCAAAGACCAAAAACGGAGGT includes:
- the rsmB gene encoding 16S rRNA (cytosine(967)-C(5))-methyltransferase RsmB, with the protein product MKNVREVATELLLKIDRSQAYSNLLLNQAIQKNNLSGKDAGLLTEIVYGTVQRKNTLDHYLKSFIKKPLDKLEDWVLVLLRLSVYQMVYLDRVPDHAIINEAVVIAKKKGHKGISGFVNGVLRNIQRKGVPGVASIEDERLQLAIECSHPEWLVARWGDQLGDERTKDMCTINNTPPSVTARVNRLKMSAEEAVRRLEEQSVEAEPSKFVPDGIKILSGNLPKSELYGSGCLTIQDESSMLVGYALDPQPGERVLDACAAPGGKTTHLSERMEDKGEITAIDLHDHKVKLIEEQVDRLGLTNIETIAMDTRKAAKLFKEETFDRVLLDAPCTGFGVIRRKPDIKWAKQPEDIERIQKVQSELLEAVARVVKVGGLLVYSTCTIEAEENGNQVDRFLDRHPEFEWDVSLSKRLPESVQPYVSDLKGEVQILPQNFNSDGFYIACLRKTSRKGGDGTC
- the rlmN gene encoding 23S rRNA (adenine(2503)-C(2))-methyltransferase RlmN; the protein is MLKPLTEKQTNPNVGASIFSLKYEDLLDWLKQAGEPSFRAKQIYEWLYRKRVTSFDEMTNLSKDLREKLNDAFVITPLKQVVRQESKDGTIKFLFELEDGYSIETVLMRHEYGNSVCVTTQVGCRLGCTFCASTLGGLKRNLKAGEIVAQVLEVQRAMDETDERVSSVVIMGIGEPFDNYEDLISFLRIINHDEGLNIGARHITVSTSGVVPKIYEFADEGMQINFAISLHAPTTEIRSRLMPVNRMYPLEDLMDSIRYYIRKTGRRVTFEYGLFGGVNDQVEHAELLADLIKDIKCHVNLIPVNYVPERDYVRTPKNQIFKFESTLKERGVNVTIRREQGHDIDAACGQLRAKERKDETR
- a CDS encoding Stp1/IreP family PP2C-type Ser/Thr phosphatase, whose amino-acid sequence is MKASFQTDQGKVRSHNEDSGAVIQISASDVFAVVADGMGGHNAGDVASQMAVDYIREHLDTYIKEKIETPNVIQSLIEDANTSIYTYANEHPECHGMGTTVVLLRATENEVSLGHVGDSRCYHIHDQTISMLTDDHTLVNELVKSGQITSEEAEYHPRKHVVMRSVGTDAKVRIDNLNYSWGQGDYLLICSDGLSNKVPANMMLEVVTGDGSLEDKVNQLIKMANDAGGEDNITLILLYNDVSPEAGAST
- the pknB gene encoding Stk1 family PASTA domain-containing Ser/Thr kinase, with amino-acid sequence MIGRRISDRYRILEVIGDGGMAVVYKAEDLILDRIVAVKVLRSEYSTDEDFIRRFRREAESATSLNHPNVVNIVDVGEEEQIYFIVMEYVQGKTLKQIIREQGPLSPERSVEIMKQISSAIAHAHEHHIVHRDIKPHNILIDEDGNAKVTDFGIALAATSATITHTNSVLGSVHYFSPEQARGGIANNKSDIYSMGVVLYEMVTGRLPFSGESAVSVALKHLQEQFPEPKFINPDIPQSVENIILKAMAKDPNERFDNVQAMEEDLNTALDPERLNEPKHSIDEDEEATKVLTPIGNMTEQMKTAPVPPVNNTEKEKSNPNKGKKKKKKKNWIAIILMIFLLLGIAGVAAVTLWPEIFQTKEVPVPDVINQPYTEAYEKIKDAGLNPEKEEQPSAEVEEGNVIRQTPAPGSAVKENATVKLYVSTGPEKFEVENYVGQEEDDVKRTNVEDYFKRVDYPSRSSEDVPVGQIIEQFPEAGEMVVPGQEVLILYVSSGPPSFELADLTGKSLAEAKTYADENGITLKEADEREYSEDINEGNIIRTDPSPGEAVRAGDEITVTVSKGLPEPVTIKDMVEIEFDDDGGSGDDPGNGNDPGNGNGKGKGKKNEPKHVRIVTNDANGEKTIVDKEISETEQFEIPLTVEYNGEGSYKVYVDDEDYYSDSYTYEEAKNFQNGE
- the rsgA gene encoding ribosome small subunit-dependent GTPase A produces the protein MPKGTIIKALSGYYYVKSEEENEIYQCRGRGNFRKRKLTPLVGDEVEFESTNQTDGYVMEIFERKNELIRPPVANVDQALIIFSARRPSFKSLLLDRFLVHIEANEILPVICVSKLDLLEDDTEIAKELAVYRRVGYQVLETSSTEDKGLEEVRALFDNKVTVIAGQSGVGKSTLLNSLNPDLNLETNDISDHLGRGKHTTRHVELIPFGDGLVADTPGFSSLDFIDIEPEDLSIYFPEMRDLRPECKFRGCTHISEPKCAVKEALENDEIAQFRYDHYVQFLQEIKDQKRRY